In Elusimicrobiota bacterium, one DNA window encodes the following:
- a CDS encoding tetratricopeptide repeat protein, translating to MKRFPQPLNIILAISAAVYLLCANATVVGQYEDDAIYILSATSLIRDGNYNVQPAADVKYRIGQPPGLPIILAPVTLIFGKKYVLYKILPLLFMLAGIAVCYRYFIAAGTGTVTAGWLALLLALHPLIVQYATVVMTESIYLFLSITVLLMLQKKSPWWVTALLAGACFYMRTIGIALILAVILEKVITRDYKYAVKFAGVTLLMVLGYFVWRMWYDGKTLTTFITAAGIWFSPNLLDKVWYYGRGFFTRGIFAVVKFDHWAIVILGWILIIIGLARASKNSSGTALAAGLYFVSYTLILLAWRNVAARFLLPLLPLVLLYTKDVVLWIIRKVKLDTRAVKYAAAGFLLVLYMFGNVKSGIASIRNEGKKKNYPVEAVEWVNKNTLPAERFLGNLTFYFYTNRETILFPNEDFRYADDFYIYVCNNRIDYIFLFTPSRIAESYDEDNDTRTYMTNVDEIFVKQFRRYELVSIDEEQRFKLFRVLKGKREDFTRSYAAYAQALGLYQQGKIDDAIAMTEQALEVTLFFPKAYALQGSLYAEKKMYAEAINWITRALEQEPEYPYAQAVLGGIYQQMKQDTQAIEVFKKAYVSARKYGDTALAGKLKTNLEELGCTSFE from the coding sequence ATGAAACGTTTTCCGCAGCCATTAAACATAATATTAGCGATATCAGCAGCGGTATATCTTCTCTGTGCGAATGCGACAGTTGTAGGACAATATGAAGACGATGCGATTTACATACTATCTGCCACTTCGCTTATTCGTGATGGAAATTATAATGTCCAGCCTGCAGCGGATGTTAAGTACCGCATAGGACAGCCGCCGGGATTGCCAATAATTCTCGCGCCGGTAACTTTGATATTCGGGAAAAAGTATGTTTTATATAAAATACTGCCGTTATTGTTTATGCTGGCTGGGATTGCGGTATGTTATAGATATTTCATAGCTGCGGGAACCGGCACGGTTACAGCAGGGTGGCTGGCATTGTTATTAGCATTACATCCTCTTATAGTACAGTACGCCACTGTGGTTATGACGGAAAGCATATATTTGTTCTTAAGTATTACAGTACTGTTGATGTTACAGAAAAAGTCGCCATGGTGGGTGACAGCGTTATTAGCAGGCGCGTGTTTTTATATGAGAACCATAGGTATAGCGTTGATACTCGCAGTTATTTTAGAAAAAGTTATTACACGTGACTATAAGTACGCGGTTAAATTTGCGGGGGTTACGTTATTAATGGTACTCGGATATTTTGTTTGGCGTATGTGGTACGACGGTAAAACTTTGACAACGTTTATTACAGCAGCGGGGATATGGTTTTCCCCTAATTTACTGGATAAAGTGTGGTACTACGGCCGCGGGTTCTTCACCCGTGGTATTTTTGCTGTGGTAAAATTTGATCACTGGGCAATTGTAATACTCGGATGGATACTCATAATTATTGGTTTAGCCAGGGCAAGTAAGAACAGTAGCGGTACAGCGCTTGCTGCCGGGCTGTATTTTGTGTCATACACACTCATACTTCTAGCATGGCGGAACGTTGCGGCAAGGTTTTTATTACCCCTTCTACCGTTGGTACTACTTTACACCAAGGATGTTGTTTTATGGATTATAAGAAAAGTCAAACTGGATACCAGAGCAGTAAAATATGCGGCAGCAGGGTTTTTACTGGTATTGTATATGTTCGGAAACGTTAAATCCGGGATAGCATCTATCCGTAATGAAGGAAAGAAAAAGAATTATCCTGTAGAAGCCGTGGAGTGGGTAAACAAGAATACTTTACCCGCTGAACGGTTCCTCGGGAATTTAACTTTTTATTTTTATACCAACCGCGAGACCATCCTTTTCCCTAACGAGGATTTCAGGTATGCCGATGATTTTTATATTTATGTGTGTAACAACAGAATTGACTATATCTTTTTATTCACTCCCTCCCGCATTGCGGAATCGTATGACGAGGATAATGATACAAGGACATATATGACAAATGTTGATGAGATATTTGTAAAACAATTCCGGAGGTACGAGTTAGTCTCAATTGACGAAGAACAAAGATTTAAACTTTTTCGTGTGTTAAAAGGTAAACGTGAAGATTTTACACGGTCATACGCAGCTTATGCCCAGGCATTGGGGTTGTATCAACAGGGAAAAATCGATGACGCGATTGCTATGACAGAGCAAGCGCTGGAGGTAACACTATTTTTTCCTAAAGCATACGCTTTACAGGGAAGTTTGTACGCCGAGAAAAAAATGTATGCAGAAGCAATAAACTGGATTACCCGCGCACTGGAACAAGAGCCGGAATACC
- the gyrB gene encoding DNA topoisomerase (ATP-hydrolyzing) subunit B: MSKKGDEKNPLAGIDQQTDGYNADKIQVLEGLDAVRKRPAMYIGSTGIQGLHHLVYEVVDNSIDEILAGYCKNIDVIIHDDNTLTVIDDGRGIPVDAMTTVKDPRLKNKSALEVVMTVLHAGGKFDRKAYQVSGGLHGVGVSVVNALSEWLDVEVSRDGKRYHQRFENGGKNVTKLEVMGSTDDRGTKITFKPDGTIFSTIDFSFDTLSNRLRELAYLNPGATITIMDERTDKQHTFSYEGGIVTFVKFLNTNKNVLHPEPIYLKAEKDDIIIEAAIQYNDGYAEQVFSFVNNINTIEGGTHMIGFRSALTRVINDYIKKNELVRKQEFSLQGDDVREGLTAVISLKIPDPQFEGQTKTKLGNAVVEGITKSIVGEKLGIFCEENPSVATKIVEKAFTAAEAREAARKARELTRRKGVMDMASLPGKLADCSDRDPEKCELFIVEGESAGGSAKQARNREYQAILPLKGKIINVEKSRLTKVLGNDEIRTMITAIGTGIGEEDFNIEKTRYHKIVIMTDADVDGAHIRTLLLTFFYRQMHELLTKGYIYIAQPPLYKVKKGKKELYLDSDQELDKYLLDEVLENVKLSRTAKQKTVQEYDAKEMRSIFIKLQEMDNLLKKLSKKNVTWEEYMKLKSVKETLPLYRVEYNNKVDYIYTEKEWKEWKLSYLASLPPEQQALQTVTANVSISEETIRGADIKDLWEIPKIEAIMKYLQKYGFEMSTEGVKNKTDAGFRLELNGDTVDVTDLRQMVVTIREFSGKGVVIQRYKGLGEMNPEQLWETTMDPDKRKLWVVRLEDAVAADHVFTTLMGEQVEPRRMFIEAHALEVKNLDI, from the coding sequence ATGTCAAAAAAAGGTGATGAAAAGAATCCGTTAGCCGGTATTGACCAGCAAACGGATGGATACAACGCTGATAAAATTCAGGTACTCGAAGGATTGGATGCCGTACGTAAACGCCCGGCAATGTATATTGGCTCAACCGGTATCCAGGGATTACATCATTTGGTATACGAAGTTGTGGATAATTCGATTGACGAAATTCTTGCGGGATACTGTAAGAATATAGACGTCATAATCCATGATGACAATACGTTAACGGTTATTGACGACGGGCGGGGTATTCCCGTAGATGCTATGACCACCGTCAAGGATCCGCGGTTGAAGAATAAGTCCGCATTGGAAGTTGTGATGACTGTCCTTCACGCAGGAGGTAAGTTCGACCGTAAAGCATACCAGGTATCCGGCGGATTACACGGCGTTGGCGTATCCGTTGTCAATGCGTTATCAGAATGGCTGGATGTTGAAGTATCGCGTGACGGTAAACGTTACCACCAACGGTTTGAAAACGGCGGGAAAAATGTTACCAAACTGGAAGTCATGGGTAGTACAGATGATCGCGGGACTAAGATTACGTTTAAGCCGGATGGCACAATTTTTTCTACCATAGATTTTAGTTTTGATACGTTATCAAACCGACTGCGTGAACTCGCATACCTTAATCCTGGTGCGACAATTACAATTATGGATGAACGTACGGATAAACAGCACACGTTTTCGTATGAAGGCGGGATCGTTACGTTTGTCAAATTTTTAAATACCAACAAAAACGTTCTGCACCCGGAACCCATATATTTGAAAGCCGAGAAAGACGATATTATAATTGAAGCGGCGATACAGTATAACGACGGGTATGCTGAACAGGTATTCAGTTTTGTTAATAACATCAATACAATAGAAGGCGGGACGCATATGATCGGATTCCGGTCCGCTCTCACCCGCGTGATAAATGATTATATCAAGAAAAATGAATTGGTAAGGAAACAAGAATTTTCATTACAGGGCGATGACGTAAGAGAAGGCCTTACCGCCGTAATCAGTTTAAAAATCCCTGACCCGCAGTTTGAAGGGCAGACTAAAACAAAGCTTGGTAATGCTGTGGTAGAAGGAATCACAAAATCTATTGTTGGCGAAAAACTTGGAATTTTTTGTGAAGAAAACCCGTCAGTAGCGACAAAAATTGTTGAGAAAGCGTTTACCGCAGCGGAAGCACGGGAAGCGGCACGTAAAGCACGGGAGCTTACCCGGAGAAAAGGCGTGATGGACATGGCGTCGTTACCGGGTAAACTTGCTGACTGCAGCGACCGCGATCCCGAAAAGTGTGAACTCTTCATAGTTGAAGGCGAATCCGCAGGGGGTAGCGCAAAACAGGCAAGGAACCGCGAGTACCAGGCAATTCTTCCGTTAAAAGGAAAAATTATTAATGTAGAAAAATCGCGGTTAACCAAAGTGCTGGGCAATGATGAAATACGTACGATGATAACAGCGATCGGGACCGGGATTGGGGAGGAAGATTTTAACATAGAAAAAACGCGGTATCACAAGATTGTTATTATGACTGACGCGGATGTTGACGGTGCGCATATCCGCACATTATTACTAACCTTTTTCTACCGCCAGATGCACGAGTTGCTTACTAAAGGATATATATACATCGCACAGCCGCCGTTGTATAAAGTTAAGAAAGGAAAGAAGGAGTTGTATCTTGACAGCGACCAGGAACTTGATAAATACCTTCTTGACGAAGTGCTGGAGAACGTAAAACTTTCACGTACAGCAAAACAAAAAACTGTGCAGGAATATGATGCAAAAGAAATGCGCAGTATTTTTATTAAACTCCAGGAAATGGATAACCTTTTAAAGAAATTGTCAAAAAAGAATGTTACGTGGGAAGAGTATATGAAACTGAAAAGCGTGAAAGAAACATTGCCGCTGTACCGTGTGGAATACAACAACAAGGTGGATTATATTTATACAGAAAAAGAGTGGAAAGAATGGAAACTTTCATACCTCGCGTCATTACCCCCAGAACAGCAGGCGTTACAAACCGTAACAGCGAATGTTAGTATTTCAGAAGAAACCATCCGCGGGGCTGATATAAAAGACCTTTGGGAGATACCCAAGATTGAAGCTATTATGAAATACCTGCAGAAATACGGGTTTGAGATGTCAACGGAAGGCGTTAAAAACAAAACTGATGCTGGGTTCCGGCTGGAACTAAACGGGGATACAGTAGACGTAACAGACCTCCGGCAAATGGTTGTCACCATCCGTGAATTCAGCGGTAAAGGAGTGGTGATACAACGGTATAAAGGCTTAGGTGAGATGAACCCGGAACAGTTATGGGAAACCACAATGGACCCGGACAAACGCAAACTATGGGTGGTACGTTTGGAAGACGCTGTTGCAGCGGATCATGTGTTTACTACATTAATGGGTGAACAGGTGGAACCACGGAGGATGTTTATTGAAGCGCATGCGTTGGAAGTAAAAAACTTGGATATATAA
- a CDS encoding DciA family protein, translating into MVHAKNAEWHNVKDAVSKVLKRIGIDPELELVFRAWDDVLGDLGKYVRFEEIREKKVIIARTEVPLAKQELLLRRNEIIREINKHLKKIVITDIVFTDVHGGKKVNVKKR; encoded by the coding sequence GTGGTGCACGCGAAGAATGCGGAGTGGCACAACGTTAAAGACGCAGTGTCAAAGGTTTTAAAGAGGATCGGGATAGATCCCGAACTCGAACTAGTTTTCCGCGCATGGGATGACGTCTTAGGAGACCTGGGGAAGTATGTTAGGTTTGAGGAAATACGGGAGAAAAAAGTTATTATTGCGCGGACGGAAGTGCCGTTGGCTAAACAAGAACTGTTGTTAAGAAGAAACGAAATTATCCGCGAGATAAATAAGCATTTAAAGAAAATAGTAATAACAGATATAGTTTTTACGGATGTACACGGAGGTAAGAAGGTTAATGTCAAAAAAAGGTGA
- the dnaN gene encoding DNA polymerase III subunit beta, with amino-acid sequence MKFTCSKTVLTEALQTVQLAVSNKSTIPALSNFLMETNKEKDFVKLSATDLEIGIRCHMESKIAQEGAISIPAKKLLEIVRELPDMDITLSSSEANRVTISCGKSVFRIIGIPKEEFPILPDVKDTKNLSLPATIIKEMIAKTSFAMSTDETRYVLNGILLEVTEKEVKMVATDGRRLAYISKENVGGKIAPASIIMPSKAITGVLHLLETTKSDKVDINIGSNQIAFICGDTLFISRLIEGEFPNYDQVIPKKPSTKVKVNTKNILQVTRRMSVLVTEQSIPMKFTFGKKLLKLMVTSPNIGDAEDEIDIEYDGEIIEIAFNPAFVLAVLKEVTAEEVVFELSGALTPGVLRPADDNNYVCVVMPMRLQ; translated from the coding sequence ATGAAGTTTACTTGTTCAAAAACAGTCTTAACAGAAGCATTGCAAACCGTACAGCTTGCGGTATCAAACAAAAGTACAATTCCAGCATTAAGCAATTTCCTTATGGAGACAAATAAGGAAAAGGATTTTGTTAAATTAAGCGCAACTGATCTTGAAATTGGTATACGTTGTCACATGGAGTCAAAAATAGCGCAGGAAGGTGCAATATCAATACCAGCGAAGAAATTATTAGAGATCGTACGGGAACTTCCTGATATGGACATTACATTATCATCATCAGAAGCTAACCGAGTAACCATCTCCTGTGGGAAGTCAGTATTCAGAATTATCGGTATACCAAAAGAAGAGTTTCCTATACTACCGGATGTAAAGGACACAAAAAATTTGTCTCTCCCAGCAACGATTATCAAAGAAATGATCGCAAAGACAAGTTTTGCTATGTCTACGGATGAAACCCGGTACGTATTAAACGGGATTTTACTGGAAGTAACAGAAAAAGAAGTTAAGATGGTGGCAACAGATGGGCGGAGGTTGGCATACATCTCCAAAGAAAATGTTGGCGGAAAAATTGCCCCAGCCAGTATCATTATGCCAAGTAAAGCAATCACAGGGGTGTTACATCTATTGGAAACCACAAAGAGTGATAAGGTAGATATTAATATTGGTTCAAACCAAATAGCGTTTATCTGTGGTGATACACTATTCATATCAAGATTAATCGAAGGCGAATTCCCGAACTATGATCAGGTAATCCCAAAGAAGCCATCAACAAAAGTTAAGGTAAACACAAAAAATATATTACAGGTAACCCGAAGAATGTCTGTTTTGGTAACAGAACAATCAATCCCCATGAAATTTACATTTGGTAAAAAATTGTTAAAACTTATGGTTACCTCCCCGAATATCGGCGATGCTGAGGATGAAATTGATATAGAATATGACGGCGAAATAATTGAGATTGCGTTTAATCCCGCATTTGTGCTTGCGGTACTTAAAGAAGTTACGGCAGAAGAGGTGGTGTTTGAACTCAGCGGTGCGTTAACCCCCGGAGTATTACGCCCGGCAGATGATAACAATTATGTTTGTGTAGTCATGCCGATGAGGTTGCAATAA
- the dnaA gene encoding chromosomal replication initiator protein DnaA produces MTEIGLEKAWADFLQKMKQEQPQEVYELWFSPLKLSSLKDGILTIVLPNKFFADQIEKRFRVDIETFFTAKLEERVRVAYEFSQVVDGKMDSIQQEPIEQPREENVFTVNVFNPKYTLDTFVVGPSNRFAEATSEAVAKEPGRAYNPLFIYGGVGLGKTHLLNAIGHYIKQNTPVLKVLYVSSERFINDFIESVRQKTFEKFRSKYRSLDCLLIDDIQFLTGKEQSQEEFFYTFNSLFESHKQIVITSDRPPKELPTLEERLISRFEWGVVADIKPPDLETRIAILRKKAELEKLVVHDEVILFLAGQIKTNIRELEGALIRVVAFSSLLGTEITVESAKEILNDILPSQKAPAEVTIERIQRIVAKEFNLNVSEMKSKRRTDSVAFPRQVAMYLSRTLTECSLTEIGEAFGGKDHTTIMHACNKIKAKINNDCYFLALVNKITTEIREGKDLNTDK; encoded by the coding sequence ATGACTGAAATAGGCCTTGAGAAAGCGTGGGCGGACTTCCTACAGAAAATGAAGCAGGAACAGCCACAGGAAGTATATGAACTGTGGTTCAGCCCGTTAAAACTTTCCTCTTTAAAAGATGGTATTTTAACAATTGTATTACCTAATAAGTTTTTTGCGGATCAGATTGAGAAACGTTTCCGCGTAGATATTGAAACCTTTTTTACTGCAAAACTTGAAGAACGTGTACGTGTGGCATACGAGTTCTCTCAGGTTGTAGACGGAAAAATGGATTCAATCCAGCAGGAGCCTATTGAACAGCCTAGAGAAGAAAATGTTTTTACTGTAAATGTATTCAACCCGAAATATACGTTAGACACTTTTGTTGTCGGTCCGTCAAACCGTTTTGCCGAAGCTACCTCAGAAGCAGTGGCAAAAGAGCCGGGAAGAGCGTATAACCCGTTATTTATATACGGAGGTGTGGGGTTAGGTAAAACACATTTATTAAACGCTATTGGCCATTATATTAAACAAAACACACCGGTACTGAAAGTGTTGTATGTATCCAGTGAACGGTTTATCAATGATTTTATAGAATCTGTCCGCCAGAAAACGTTTGAAAAGTTTCGTTCTAAATACCGCAGCCTTGACTGCCTGTTGATTGATGATATACAGTTTCTTACGGGTAAAGAACAGTCTCAGGAAGAGTTTTTTTATACGTTTAATAGCCTTTTTGAATCGCATAAACAGATTGTTATCACCAGTGACCGTCCACCAAAAGAATTACCGACACTGGAGGAACGTTTAATCTCACGGTTTGAATGGGGTGTTGTGGCAGATATAAAACCGCCTGACCTTGAAACACGGATAGCAATCCTGCGGAAAAAAGCTGAACTCGAGAAACTGGTCGTCCATGATGAAGTAATACTTTTTCTTGCAGGACAGATTAAAACTAATATCCGTGAACTTGAAGGCGCGCTTATCCGGGTTGTTGCGTTCTCATCTTTACTGGGTACGGAGATTACGGTGGAAAGCGCTAAAGAAATACTAAACGATATCCTTCCCTCACAAAAAGCTCCTGCAGAGGTAACGATTGAGCGTATACAAAGAATCGTAGCAAAAGAGTTTAATCTTAATGTGAGTGAAATGAAATCTAAACGCCGGACTGATTCCGTTGCGTTCCCCCGCCAAGTAGCAATGTATCTCTCGCGGACGCTTACAGAATGTTCGCTTACTGAAATTGGTGAAGCCTTTGGTGGGAAGGATCACACAACTATAATGCATGCTTGTAATAAAATTAAGGCAAAAATCAATAATGACTGTTACTTTTTAGCTTTGGTTAATAAGATAACAACCGAGATCCGTGAAGGTAAGGATTTGAATACTGATAAGTAG
- a CDS encoding tetratricopeptide repeat protein codes for MGKYKPIPSTKTSPENDNRINYIAYFCLILFVLLVPFFPDEKLVRLKLLSLQTLLFFTAIFTAADMVYKKKVVLTSVPVNLPIFLYLSYIGIHYAVSQDKPTAMTELTRNILSAIIFFTAARVVDSYKKVKLLVTAWTISAVILAVYGIAQHYGGFMIMPKVKFDVPQMDRIMSTFGNPIFFAVFLVTTLPLSIAAAFTAKKLFTRILFIFCVVVLLIALYFTYTRAAWIAAGAALVVFAFVLIRTLRARIMFLVIATVLLGVFAFSTRTVWLRFQEHPLIWRDTVVMWTKHPIAGIGLGTFHLYFPKHASAELKKIFPQERFIVNDAHNEYLQILAETGVIGFILFFAIICSYYLFLHKIFTQKVGHTGEQRVWLSAIAGSVTAVFVQNIFSVDMRFIISSVYLYLVMGITAGIGCANKETVLVKMPMAWQRGIASAIILFTAYYSAGMVLKPYFAQRKLAQTPDFFEQKLNNPETQLAELQQLAVEHPADPRVHEKIGWVYAKQKMFTQAIDAYEKSLKIQPSHGVFNNMGNVYFLALNNKDMAIKCYQESLKLSPHQVDARLNLGVAFYYKGMLKEAADQFKKVLEIDPNNEKAIIYYKKMVE; via the coding sequence ATGGGTAAGTACAAACCTATACCTTCGACTAAGACATCGCCCGAAAATGATAATCGCATAAATTATATAGCTTATTTTTGTCTTATTCTTTTTGTCTTACTTGTCCCGTTTTTCCCTGATGAAAAACTTGTACGTTTGAAATTGTTGTCACTGCAAACCCTACTTTTTTTTACAGCTATTTTTACCGCAGCGGATATGGTTTACAAAAAAAAGGTGGTTCTTACTTCCGTACCGGTAAATCTTCCTATTTTCCTATACCTTTCGTATATCGGCATACACTACGCGGTCTCGCAAGACAAGCCTACTGCTATGACAGAGCTTACGCGTAACATCTTATCCGCAATAATATTTTTTACCGCAGCACGGGTGGTGGATAGTTACAAAAAAGTTAAACTATTAGTTACAGCCTGGACAATCTCAGCAGTAATACTGGCAGTATACGGCATTGCACAGCATTACGGCGGGTTCATGATAATGCCGAAAGTAAAATTTGATGTCCCTCAGATGGATCGTATAATGTCCACCTTTGGTAATCCAATATTTTTTGCGGTTTTCCTGGTTACAACATTGCCATTGAGTATAGCAGCTGCGTTTACTGCAAAAAAATTGTTTACGCGTATACTTTTCATTTTCTGCGTTGTTGTTTTGCTTATTGCATTATATTTTACATATACCCGCGCGGCATGGATCGCGGCAGGAGCGGCATTAGTGGTGTTCGCTTTTGTATTAATCCGTACTTTACGTGCACGTATAATGTTTCTTGTTATTGCAACGGTTTTGCTTGGTGTTTTTGCGTTCTCCACCCGTACGGTATGGTTGCGGTTCCAGGAGCATCCTCTTATCTGGCGTGATACTGTTGTTATGTGGACAAAACATCCGATTGCCGGAATCGGGCTTGGAACTTTTCATCTGTACTTCCCAAAACATGCATCCGCGGAACTAAAAAAAATATTCCCGCAGGAAAGGTTTATTGTTAATGACGCGCATAATGAGTACCTTCAAATCCTAGCGGAAACCGGGGTTATCGGGTTTATTCTGTTTTTTGCGATTATATGTTCCTATTACCTATTTCTGCACAAAATATTCACTCAAAAGGTTGGGCATACCGGGGAACAGCGCGTCTGGCTTTCCGCAATTGCAGGCAGCGTTACTGCTGTGTTTGTACAAAACATTTTTTCTGTTGATATGCGGTTTATAATATCATCGGTTTACCTTTACCTGGTCATGGGTATCACCGCGGGGATAGGTTGTGCTAACAAAGAAACCGTACTAGTGAAGATGCCTATGGCCTGGCAGCGGGGTATTGCATCGGCAATAATTTTGTTTACCGCGTATTACAGTGCAGGAATGGTATTAAAACCGTATTTTGCGCAGCGTAAACTCGCACAGACACCGGACTTTTTTGAGCAAAAACTTAATAATCCTGAGACACAACTCGCTGAATTACAGCAACTTGCTGTTGAGCATCCGGCAGACCCGAGGGTACATGAAAAAATTGGATGGGTTTACGCAAAACAAAAAATGTTTACCCAGGCAATTGATGCATATGAAAAATCGTTGAAAATCCAGCCTTCGCATGGTGTATTCAATAATATGGGCAACGTGTATTTTCTGGCGCTAAATAATAAGGATATGGCCATTAAGTGTTATCAGGAATCACTGAAACTTTCTCCCCATCAGGTTGATGCGCGGTTAAACCTCGGGGTTGCGTTCTATTATAAAGGCATGCTTAAAGAAGCGGCGGATCAGTTTAAAAAGGTTTTAGAGATTGATCCAAATAATGAAAAAGCTATTATTTACTACAAAAAAATGGTGGAGTAA
- a CDS encoding nitroreductase family protein, protein MAGTSKEVNDCHSVTTKYFVTTVLLSLFFFVNNLNVYSKDFFDTIKTRRSVRQFKQVPINPDLLDKIVDAARYAPSGGNRQPWEFVLVSDKTLCSVVFANTAWLKSAGKPVTGKEPVAYIVVLGNPKLSGCYLEDCAAATQNILLAAWAEGVGSCWIGSVTAKNVKPLLDIPPGIELTAVIALGYPDETAVAVDRQVDESVTPVRDDKQVLKVPKKGLNEIRYINKYRKKVK, encoded by the coding sequence ATGGCCGGAACAAGCAAAGAAGTTAATGACTGTCATTCCGTGACAACAAAATATTTTGTTACAACTGTTTTATTATCACTGTTTTTTTTTGTGAATAACCTTAATGTTTACTCAAAAGATTTTTTTGATACCATAAAAACCAGGCGTTCTGTCCGACAATTCAAGCAAGTGCCTATAAACCCTGATTTACTTGATAAAATCGTTGATGCTGCGCGGTACGCGCCCTCCGGAGGTAACCGCCAACCCTGGGAATTTGTTTTGGTTAGTGACAAAACCTTATGTTCGGTCGTATTTGCAAACACCGCGTGGTTAAAATCTGCGGGTAAGCCGGTTACTGGGAAAGAGCCAGTTGCGTACATTGTTGTTTTAGGTAATCCAAAACTCAGCGGGTGTTATCTTGAAGATTGCGCAGCGGCAACCCAGAATATTTTACTTGCTGCCTGGGCTGAAGGAGTTGGGAGTTGCTGGATTGGGTCGGTGACTGCAAAGAATGTTAAGCCTTTACTCGATATCCCGCCCGGGATTGAACTAACTGCAGTGATTGCACTGGGATATCCCGATGAAACCGCCGTTGCTGTTGACAGACAGGTTGATGAAAGTGTTACCCCGGTACGCGATGATAAACAGGTTTTGAAAGTACCAAAAAAAGGGTTGAACGAAATTCGGTATATAAACAAGTACAGAAAAAAAGTTAAGTAA
- a CDS encoding homocitrate synthase, whose protein sequence is MPKIYIIDVTNRDGVQTARLGLAKLQKTMINYYLNQMGVFQTEFGFPMTSHETNYLNANLDLHEMGVLSPIRLSGWLRATPGDVKESFEKCPKLKYVNLSISTSEQMILHKFMGKLDHDAVINNMVEAVQLAKKYGAEAVGVNAEDASRSKMDYLIRFAKAAKEAGAERIRYCDTLGYDSPFSIYDRIRELVLATGMPIEMHCHNDLGMAVAVSISGAKAAIDNGCDAYINTTVNGIGERAGNADLVSTILALTKSAGFADKYPLDERLTLNMAWRISKYASYAFNVPIPINQPGVGSNAFAHESGIHADGALKDWRNYELYHFEELGRGEPEIIETGRHIVVGEYSGIKGFRNVAGKLEIEFPDENTAHKILDLTRVANVHTQKPLTDDELRFIAKWPEQAKKLMTVIP, encoded by the coding sequence ATGCCGAAGATTTATATTATTGACGTAACAAACCGTGATGGCGTACAAACCGCGCGGCTTGGGCTGGCAAAACTGCAGAAAACAATGATTAATTATTATCTCAACCAAATGGGGGTATTCCAGACAGAATTCGGTTTTCCCATGACATCACATGAAACTAATTATCTTAACGCCAACCTTGACCTTCACGAGATGGGTGTCCTTTCACCGATTAGGTTGAGCGGCTGGCTACGCGCTACACCTGGGGATGTAAAGGAATCATTTGAAAAATGCCCGAAATTAAAATATGTTAATCTCTCGATTTCCACCTCTGAACAGATGATTTTACATAAGTTCATGGGTAAGCTCGACCATGATGCTGTGATCAACAATATGGTAGAAGCTGTGCAGCTTGCAAAAAAATACGGGGCGGAAGCTGTGGGAGTCAATGCGGAAGACGCCTCACGCAGTAAAATGGATTACCTCATACGTTTTGCAAAAGCAGCAAAAGAAGCCGGGGCGGAACGGATAAGGTATTGCGATACTTTAGGATATGACAGCCCGTTTAGTATATATGACCGGATAAGAGAACTTGTTCTTGCCACCGGTATGCCCATAGAAATGCATTGCCATAACGATCTTGGTATGGCGGTTGCAGTATCAATTTCAGGGGCTAAAGCTGCAATTGATAATGGGTGTGATGCATACATTAATACCACGGTCAACGGTATTGGAGAGCGCGCGGGGAATGCTGACCTTGTTTCCACAATACTTGCATTAACAAAATCTGCCGGGTTTGCGGATAAGTACCCTCTGGATGAACGGTTAACGTTAAACATGGCATGGCGTATCTCTAAGTATGCGTCATATGCGTTTAATGTACCAATACCTATAAACCAACCTGGGGTGGGCTCTAATGCATTCGCTCATGAGTCCGGTATTCACGCGGATGGCGCGTTGAAAGACTGGCGGAACTATGAACTTTATCATTTTGAAGAACTTGGCCGCGGCGAACCTGAAATTATAGAAACCGGGCGGCATATAGTTGTCGGTGAATATTCTGGGATAAAAGGGTTCCGTAATGTAGCGGGTAAGCTCGAGATTGAATTCCCGGATGAAAATACCGCACACAAAATTCTTGACCTCACACGTGTAGCAAACGTACATACGCAAAAACCGCTTACTGACGATGAATTACGGTTTATCGCAAAATGGCCGGAACAAGCAAAGAAGTTAATGACTGTCATTCCGTGA